One Methylohalobius crimeensis 10Ki DNA segment encodes these proteins:
- a CDS encoding CocE/NonD family hydrolase, with product MKVVRKFPRKIRQIEHTWIPMPDGVRLAAKIWLPAGAEKEPVPAIFEYIPYRKRDLTRVRDAQTHPYLAGHGYACVRVDLRGSGESEGILVDQYRQQELDDGVAVIRWLAEQPWCDGRVGMMGISWGGFNSLQVASQRPPELKAIVTACSTDDLYLDNMHYMGGCLLTDNLSEATTMFSVNTCPPDPDLVGDRWREMWLERLKKSGLWLEIWLRHQRRDDYWEHGSVSDDYAAIQCPVMAVGGWADGYTNAIFRLLEHLQVSRLGLIGPWGHRYPHRGSPGPAIGFLQEMLRWWDYWLKDRETGIMDEPLLRAWMLDSVPPTTRYDYRPGRWVAEPVWPPRQPRWRTLYLAPDRLTSSRDKARGSDSEQSIQSPLSVGLFAGKWCSYTAAPDLPHDQREEDGGALVYESAPLQETMEILGAPAVELEMAADQPVAMVAARLSDVAPDGKATRVTYGLLNLTHRNGHDRPEPLESGKSYRVRVELNYIAQRFPPGHRIRLSLSTSYWALAWPPPRPVRLQIFTRNSALRLPVREPRPEDTRVVFEPAQGAAPPEVIQREPAHHNWWVHRDLAGDESVLEVIKDEGTFYFPELDWEVGDATWNWYTYRGDDFNSPQGETRTRRHFRRGDWWVRTTTRTVLTADATHFHIHAELDAYEGEMRVFSENWSRTIPRDLV from the coding sequence ATGAAGGTCGTCCGCAAGTTTCCCCGCAAGATCCGCCAGATCGAACATACCTGGATTCCCATGCCCGACGGCGTCCGCCTGGCGGCGAAAATCTGGCTGCCGGCGGGGGCGGAAAAGGAACCGGTCCCGGCGATCTTCGAGTACATCCCCTATCGCAAACGCGATTTGACCCGGGTGCGGGACGCGCAAACCCATCCTTATTTGGCCGGCCACGGCTACGCTTGCGTGCGCGTGGATTTGCGCGGCTCCGGCGAATCCGAGGGAATTTTGGTCGACCAGTATCGGCAGCAAGAGTTGGACGACGGCGTGGCGGTGATCCGCTGGTTGGCGGAACAACCCTGGTGCGATGGCCGGGTGGGGATGATGGGCATTTCTTGGGGCGGATTCAACAGCCTGCAAGTGGCTTCGCAGCGACCGCCCGAACTGAAGGCGATCGTCACCGCTTGCTCCACCGACGATCTCTATCTGGACAATATGCATTACATGGGCGGCTGCCTGTTGACCGACAATCTGTCCGAGGCGACCACCATGTTTTCGGTCAATACTTGTCCCCCCGATCCGGATCTAGTGGGCGATCGGTGGCGGGAAATGTGGCTCGAGCGTCTGAAAAAAAGCGGCTTATGGCTGGAAATCTGGCTCCGCCATCAACGGCGCGACGACTACTGGGAGCACGGTTCGGTCTCCGACGACTACGCCGCCATCCAATGTCCGGTGATGGCGGTGGGCGGTTGGGCCGACGGTTATACCAACGCCATCTTCCGCCTGCTGGAGCATCTCCAGGTGTCGCGACTCGGCCTCATCGGCCCCTGGGGACACCGCTATCCCCATCGCGGCAGTCCCGGCCCGGCCATCGGTTTTTTGCAGGAGATGCTGCGGTGGTGGGATTATTGGCTCAAGGATAGGGAGACCGGCATCATGGACGAGCCTCTTCTGCGCGCCTGGATGTTGGACTCGGTGCCACCCACCACTCGCTACGATTACCGCCCCGGCCGTTGGGTGGCCGAACCGGTCTGGCCCCCCCGCCAACCGCGCTGGCGAACCCTGTACTTGGCGCCCGATCGTTTAACTTCGTCACGCGACAAAGCGCGGGGCAGCGACAGCGAACAGTCGATACAATCTCCGCTCAGCGTCGGCTTGTTTGCCGGCAAATGGTGTTCTTATACGGCGGCGCCCGATCTGCCCCACGACCAGCGCGAGGAAGACGGGGGCGCCTTGGTTTATGAAAGCGCTCCTCTGCAGGAGACAATGGAGATCCTGGGGGCACCCGCAGTGGAGTTGGAAATGGCCGCCGACCAGCCGGTGGCCATGGTGGCGGCCCGTTTGTCGGACGTGGCTCCCGACGGCAAAGCCACGCGGGTCACTTACGGCCTGCTCAACCTGACCCACCGCAACGGTCACGACCGGCCCGAGCCCTTGGAGTCGGGTAAATCCTATCGAGTGCGGGTCGAACTGAATTATATTGCGCAACGTTTTCCCCCAGGCCACCGCATCCGACTTTCCCTTTCCACGTCTTATTGGGCATTGGCCTGGCCACCGCCCCGCCCTGTGCGTCTGCAGATATTTACCCGGAACAGCGCGCTGCGACTGCCGGTACGCGAGCCTCGGCCGGAAGATACCCGGGTGGTTTTCGAACCGGCGCAGGGGGCCGCGCCGCCGGAGGTGATTCAACGCGAACCGGCGCACCACAATTGGTGGGTGCATCGCGATTTGGCCGGGGATGAATCGGTGCTGGAAGTGATCAAGGACGAGGGAACTTTCTACTTCCCGGAGCTGGATTGGGAAGTCGGCGATGCCACCTGGAATTGGTACACCTATCGCGGAGACGATTTCAATTCTCCCCAAGGCGAGACGCGAACCCGACGCCATTTCCGCCGCGGCGACTGGTGGGTGCGCACCACCACCCGGACGGTGCTCACCGCCGATGCCACTCATTTCCACATCCATGCCGAGCTGGATGCCTACGAAGGGGAGATGCGCGTTTTTTCGGAAAACTGGTCGCGTACCATCCCGCGAGACTTGGTGTAA
- a CDS encoding ATP-grasp domain-containing protein, whose protein sequence is MKKNLFLIGLDPFHLEMVRKVRHAEDYLFHGLLDYDEVITPAAYPFDQLLAKAEHQLAEFPGTVDAIIVHWDFPASTLLPILCRRLGLRSASLESVLKCEHKYWARLEQQRAIPEYTPRFAAVDPFDDRALDKLDLAYPFWLKPVKSFASHLGFRIDRAEDFHHAIPIIRKRIPRLGEGFNQVLAHAALPPEVKGVDGYHCVAEEITEGKQCGVEGFVFEGKVAVHGIIDGVKDAHQLSFTRWEYPSVWPHSIQARMIEATERLMAHIGFDNSPFGVEFFWDEKTDRLWVLEVNTRISQSHSDQFIKVEGVSNHEVAIDVALGRQPEFGFKEGNYACAAKFMLRKYHDATVTRIPSAEEIQAIEGEFPDSRVVVLVEAGKPLSILRDQDSYSFEIANIFLGAQSQKALLANYRDLAQRLRFEFSDGRPVEEWQFDQVKY, encoded by the coding sequence ATGAAAAAGAACCTATTCCTCATTGGTCTGGATCCGTTTCACCTGGAGATGGTGCGCAAGGTGCGTCATGCCGAGGATTATCTCTTCCACGGCCTGCTCGACTATGATGAGGTGATCACCCCCGCGGCCTACCCTTTCGACCAGCTGCTGGCCAAGGCCGAACACCAGCTGGCTGAGTTTCCCGGGACCGTGGACGCCATCATCGTCCACTGGGATTTTCCGGCGAGCACCCTCCTGCCGATCCTGTGTCGACGCTTGGGGCTGCGTTCGGCATCGTTGGAAAGTGTGCTCAAGTGCGAGCACAAGTATTGGGCGCGCTTGGAACAGCAACGAGCCATTCCCGAATACACCCCCCGATTCGCCGCGGTCGATCCCTTCGACGACAGGGCGTTGGATAAACTCGATTTAGCTTATCCGTTTTGGCTCAAGCCGGTAAAATCCTTCGCCTCTCATCTGGGCTTCCGGATCGACCGCGCTGAAGATTTCCATCATGCCATACCGATCATCCGTAAACGCATTCCCCGCTTGGGGGAAGGTTTCAACCAGGTGCTGGCCCATGCGGCGCTGCCGCCGGAGGTAAAGGGGGTGGACGGCTATCACTGCGTCGCCGAGGAGATTACCGAAGGCAAGCAATGTGGCGTAGAGGGATTCGTCTTCGAGGGAAAGGTGGCGGTCCACGGCATTATCGACGGGGTCAAGGATGCCCATCAGCTCAGTTTTACCCGCTGGGAATATCCCTCGGTGTGGCCGCACTCGATTCAAGCGCGGATGATCGAAGCCACCGAGCGTTTGATGGCTCACATCGGCTTCGACAACTCGCCCTTCGGCGTAGAATTCTTCTGGGATGAAAAAACCGATCGCCTCTGGGTGCTGGAGGTCAACACACGCATTTCCCAGTCGCATTCCGACCAGTTCATCAAGGTGGAAGGCGTATCCAATCACGAGGTGGCCATCGACGTCGCTCTGGGGCGCCAGCCGGAATTCGGTTTCAAGGAAGGGAATTATGCGTGTGCGGCTAAATTCATGTTGCGTAAGTATCATGACGCGACCGTCACTCGCATCCCTTCCGCCGAAGAAATTCAGGCGATCGAGGGGGAGTTTCCGGACAGCAGGGTAGTGGTACTGGTGGAAGCGGGGAAACCCTTGTCGATCCTGCGCGACCAGGACAGCTACAGCTTCGAGATCGCCAATATCTTTCTCGGGGCGCAAAGCCAGAAGGCCTTGCTGGCTAATTACCGGGACCTGGCGCAGCGGTTGCGATTCGAATTCTCCGACGGCCGGCCCGTAGAGGAATGGCAATTCGACCAGGTGAAATACTAG
- a CDS encoding desulfoferrodoxin family protein, producing MKRREFIRLTAAGSVAGLVVSGRALGESAEAEMAGGVYYSQRAPGRWQGKETGHVPYVEKLDKGVLRVTTPHPMDGYDHYIVKHIVLDRNYRFLAENLFDPIKDKTPISEFTLEDQQGPIYILSVCNLHDTWLKSYSL from the coding sequence ATGAAACGCAGAGAGTTTATTCGCCTCACCGCAGCAGGTTCCGTCGCCGGACTCGTCGTATCGGGCAGGGCGTTGGGAGAATCCGCCGAGGCCGAAATGGCCGGCGGAGTGTATTATTCCCAGAGAGCCCCCGGCCGCTGGCAAGGCAAGGAAACCGGCCACGTCCCCTATGTGGAGAAGCTCGACAAGGGCGTCCTTCGGGTGACGACGCCCCACCCCATGGATGGCTACGATCACTATATCGTCAAGCATATTGTCCTGGATCGGAACTATCGTTTTCTGGCCGAAAACCTGTTCGATCCCATAAAGGACAAAACACCGATTTCCGAATTTACCCTGGAAGATCAGCAGGGACCCATTTACATTTTGAGCGTGTGTAATCTTCACGATACCTGGCTGAAAAGTTATTCCTTGTGA
- the glmS gene encoding glutamine--fructose-6-phosphate transaminase (isomerizing), with translation MCGIVGAVAQRDVVPILVEGLKRLAYRGYDSAGVAILEEGRIQRCRKQGKVDELEAALASIKDSEENTFAGPTGIAHTRWATHGVPSEQNAHPHVCRSTVALVHNGIIENYERLREEQSAQGYEFTSETDTEVIVHAVYDQLKYTDSLLEAVQATVQRLEGAYAIGVISTQEPDRLVACRRGSPLVVGIGIGEYFIASDIAALLPVTQRFIFLEEGDFVELSPEGYRIFDEHGQEVERPLKESEVRLDAVERGQYRHYMLKEIFEQPRAIAETLEGRFNGLKLLEETFGIQAPELFDRVKAVQLLACGTSYHAGLVAKYWMESLAGIPCNVEVASEYRYRDPVLLPDTLVVTISQSGETADTLAALEEAKQLGAIASLAICNVQESSLVRASDLVLLTRAGPEIGVASTKAFTTQLVALMMLVIVLGRRHKLDRVTEKRIASQLFSLPARVEDVLELNDQIKTFSERFADKHHALFLGRGSHYPVAMEGALKLKEISYIHAEAYPAGELKHGPLALVDAAMPVITVAPHNRLLEKLKSNLQEVRARGGELLVFADETLDVQPDEYTHVLTVTPSENEMSPVIFTVPLQLLAYYVAVIKGTDVDQPRNLAKSVTVE, from the coding sequence ATGTGCGGGATTGTGGGGGCAGTCGCCCAAAGAGACGTAGTTCCGATTCTGGTCGAAGGCCTCAAGCGGCTGGCCTACCGGGGGTATGATTCGGCCGGGGTGGCGATTCTGGAAGAAGGACGAATCCAGCGCTGCCGAAAGCAGGGCAAGGTGGACGAATTGGAAGCGGCCTTGGCCTCGATCAAAGACTCGGAGGAAAATACGTTTGCCGGACCCACCGGCATCGCCCATACCCGTTGGGCCACCCACGGGGTCCCCAGCGAGCAAAACGCCCACCCCCACGTTTGCCGCAGCACCGTGGCCCTGGTCCACAACGGTATCATCGAGAACTACGAGCGACTGCGGGAAGAGCAGAGCGCGCAAGGCTACGAATTTACTTCCGAGACCGATACCGAAGTCATTGTCCACGCGGTCTACGATCAGCTCAAGTACACCGACTCCCTGTTGGAGGCGGTGCAAGCAACGGTCCAGCGGTTGGAAGGCGCCTACGCCATCGGGGTCATCAGTACCCAGGAACCCGATAGGCTGGTGGCGTGCCGGCGGGGCAGTCCTTTGGTGGTGGGAATCGGCATCGGGGAATATTTCATCGCCTCCGATATCGCCGCGCTTTTGCCGGTGACCCAGCGCTTCATCTTCTTGGAGGAAGGGGATTTCGTGGAATTATCCCCGGAAGGCTACCGGATCTTCGACGAACACGGGCAGGAAGTCGAGCGTCCCCTCAAGGAAAGCGAAGTCCGCCTGGACGCGGTGGAGCGGGGCCAATACCGCCATTACATGCTCAAGGAAATTTTCGAGCAGCCGCGCGCCATCGCCGAAACCCTGGAAGGCCGCTTCAACGGTCTCAAGCTGTTGGAAGAAACCTTCGGCATCCAAGCGCCGGAATTGTTCGATCGGGTCAAAGCGGTTCAGCTTTTGGCGTGCGGCACCAGCTACCACGCCGGCTTGGTGGCCAAATATTGGATGGAGTCTTTGGCCGGCATTCCTTGCAACGTCGAAGTGGCGAGCGAATATCGCTACCGCGATCCGGTCCTGTTGCCGGATACTTTGGTGGTGACCATTTCCCAGTCCGGGGAAACCGCCGATACCCTGGCGGCTCTGGAGGAAGCCAAGCAATTGGGTGCGATCGCTTCCCTGGCCATTTGCAACGTTCAGGAAAGCTCCCTGGTGCGGGCCTCGGATTTGGTGTTGTTGACCCGCGCCGGCCCCGAGATCGGCGTCGCTTCCACCAAGGCATTCACCACGCAATTGGTGGCCTTGATGATGCTGGTGATCGTGCTGGGGCGGCGCCACAAGCTGGATCGGGTGACGGAAAAGCGAATCGCCTCCCAATTGTTCTCCCTGCCGGCGCGAGTGGAAGACGTGCTGGAGTTGAACGATCAGATCAAAACCTTCTCCGAACGCTTCGCCGACAAACATCATGCCTTGTTTTTGGGGCGGGGCAGCCATTACCCGGTCGCCATGGAGGGCGCTCTGAAGCTGAAGGAAATCTCCTATATCCATGCCGAAGCCTATCCCGCCGGGGAATTGAAACACGGTCCCTTGGCATTGGTGGATGCGGCGATGCCGGTCATCACGGTGGCTCCCCACAACCGTTTGCTGGAAAAGCTCAAGTCCAATTTGCAGGAAGTGCGGGCGCGCGGCGGCGAGTTGCTCGTGTTCGCCGACGAAACCCTGGACGTCCAGCCGGACGAATACACCCACGTCTTGACCGTCACTCCCAGCGAAAATGAAATGTCGCCGGTGATTTTCACCGTGCCCTTGCAGTTGCTCGCCTATTACGTGGCGGTGATCAAGGGGACCGACGTGGATCAGCCGCGGAACCTGGCCAAATCGGTGACAGTGGAATAG
- the glmU gene encoding bifunctional UDP-N-acetylglucosamine diphosphorylase/glucosamine-1-phosphate N-acetyltransferase GlmU yields MTSLNIVILAAGQGTRMRSDRPKILHTVGGKPLLQHVYERARELNPETTAIVYGHGGEQVRQRFPDWSAHWVEQSPQLGTGHAVQQALPVLRDDALILVLYGDVPLLQRPPLERLLSVAATDTLALLTVDMNDPTGYGRIVRDADGRVVRIVEEKDAAAEEKRITEVNTGILAVPGFKLKTWLDRLDNDNAQGEYYLTDVIAMAATEGMMIETVSAPPNDVAGVNNKRQLAALERIYQSRQAEDLLDRGVTLRDPARFDLRGDLEAVGRDVEIDVNVLLEGTVRLGHRVKIGPQVVIRDAVIGDDVEIMSHSVIEQAEIGARSRVGPFARIRPETVLAEEAHVGNFVEIKKSTLGGGTKVNHLSYIGDSEVGAGVNVGAGTITCNYDGANKHKTVIEDGAFIGSDTQLVAPVKVGRDATIGAGSTITHDAPAEKLTLSRSKQFTIEHWQRPTKQR; encoded by the coding sequence ATGACGTCCTTGAATATCGTAATTCTCGCCGCGGGCCAGGGAACCCGAATGCGCTCGGACCGGCCCAAGATCCTCCATACCGTGGGCGGCAAGCCGCTTTTGCAGCACGTCTATGAAAGGGCCCGTGAGTTGAATCCGGAAACCACCGCCATCGTCTACGGGCATGGCGGGGAACAAGTGCGGCAGCGTTTCCCCGACTGGTCGGCCCATTGGGTCGAGCAATCCCCCCAGTTGGGCACCGGTCACGCGGTGCAGCAGGCCTTGCCGGTACTGCGTGACGATGCCTTGATTCTGGTGCTATACGGCGATGTGCCTCTTCTGCAAAGACCTCCCCTGGAAAGATTGCTTTCCGTGGCGGCAACGGATACCTTGGCCTTGTTGACGGTGGATATGAACGATCCCACCGGCTACGGTCGCATCGTCCGAGACGCCGATGGACGGGTGGTGCGGATCGTGGAGGAAAAAGACGCCGCTGCCGAAGAAAAGCGGATAACCGAGGTCAATACCGGCATCCTGGCGGTGCCGGGATTTAAATTAAAAACCTGGCTGGATCGGCTCGACAACGACAACGCTCAGGGGGAATATTATCTGACCGATGTGATCGCCATGGCGGCGACCGAAGGGATGATGATCGAGACCGTGAGCGCCCCGCCGAACGATGTGGCGGGGGTCAACAACAAACGCCAACTGGCGGCTTTGGAGCGGATCTATCAAAGTCGTCAGGCCGAGGACTTGCTCGACCGGGGGGTGACTTTGCGCGATCCGGCCAGATTCGATCTACGAGGCGATCTGGAAGCGGTGGGACGGGACGTGGAAATCGACGTGAACGTGCTTCTGGAAGGTACGGTTCGTCTCGGCCATCGGGTCAAAATCGGTCCCCAGGTGGTCATTCGGGACGCGGTCATCGGCGACGACGTGGAAATTATGAGCCACAGTGTCATCGAGCAGGCTGAAATCGGAGCCCGTAGCCGGGTCGGGCCGTTCGCGCGCATTCGACCGGAAACGGTGCTGGCGGAAGAGGCCCATGTGGGGAATTTCGTGGAAATCAAGAAATCCACTCTCGGCGGCGGGACCAAGGTCAATCATCTCAGTTATATCGGCGATAGCGAGGTTGGGGCCGGGGTCAACGTGGGCGCGGGGACCATCACCTGCAATTACGACGGCGCCAACAAACATAAAACGGTGATCGAGGACGGCGCCTTTATCGGTTCCGATACCCAATTGGTGGCGCCGGTGAAAGTGGGGCGCGACGCCACCATCGGCGCCGGGTCCACCATCACGCACGATGCCCCGGCGGAGAAATTGACCTTGAGCCGCAGCAAGCAGTTCACTATTGAGCATTGGCAACGTCCGACCAAACAACGTTAA
- a CDS encoding F0F1 ATP synthase subunit epsilon, with the protein MAMTIHVDIVSAEEEIYSGLAEMVFAPAELGEVGISPRHAPFISRIRAGEVRVRVSANEELPFFVSGGVLEVQPHVVTVLADTAIRAKDIDEAAALEAKRRAEEALKDRSGKIDYATAQAELAEAIRQLQVLERYKKGKGRFQK; encoded by the coding sequence ATGGCCATGACCATTCATGTAGATATCGTAAGCGCGGAAGAGGAAATTTATTCGGGGTTGGCGGAGATGGTCTTCGCCCCGGCCGAGTTGGGCGAGGTGGGTATCTCGCCCCGGCACGCCCCGTTCATTTCCCGCATCCGCGCCGGAGAAGTCCGGGTTCGAGTGAGCGCGAACGAGGAGTTGCCATTCTTCGTTTCCGGCGGAGTACTCGAAGTGCAGCCCCATGTGGTGACGGTGCTCGCGGATACCGCCATTCGAGCCAAGGATATCGACGAGGCGGCCGCCCTGGAAGCCAAGCGGCGGGCGGAGGAAGCGCTCAAGGATCGATCCGGCAAGATCGACTACGCCACCGCTCAGGCCGAATTGGCCGAAGCGATCCGGCAGCTCCAAGTGCTGGAGCGCTATAAAAAAGGCAAGGGCCGGTTTCAGAAATAA
- the atpD gene encoding F0F1 ATP synthase subunit beta, with product MSAGKIVQIIGAVVDVEFPREALPKVYHALRVEEAELTLEVQQQLGDGVVRTVAMGSTDGLRRGLSVTNTGAPILVPVGKETLGRIMNVLGEPIDEKGAIGEQDRWPIHRKPPTYEEQAPATELLETGIKVIDLICPFAKGGKVGLFGGAGVGKTVNMMELIRNIAIEHAGYSVFAGVGERTREGNDFYHEMQESNVLDKVALVYGQMNEPPGNRLRVALTGLTIAEQFRDEGRDVLLFVDNIYRYTLAGTEVSALLGRMPSAVGYQPTLAEEMGMLQERITSTRSGSITSIQAVYVPADDLTDPSPATTFAHLDATVVLSRQIAELGIYPAVDPLDSTSRQLDPLVLGHEHYEVARQVQSTLQRYKELRDIIAILGMDELSEEDKLTVSRARKVQRFLSQPFFVAEVFTGAPGKYVPLKETIRGFKGIVEGEYDSIPEQAFYMVGTIDEALEKAKKLAA from the coding sequence ATGAGTGCGGGTAAGATCGTTCAAATCATCGGCGCGGTTGTCGACGTCGAGTTTCCCCGGGAAGCATTACCCAAGGTTTATCACGCCCTCCGGGTGGAGGAAGCCGAACTGACGTTGGAAGTTCAACAACAATTGGGCGACGGCGTGGTACGCACGGTGGCGATGGGAAGCACCGACGGTTTGCGCCGGGGGCTCTCGGTGACCAACACCGGAGCGCCCATTTTGGTGCCGGTAGGCAAGGAGACCTTGGGGCGGATCATGAACGTCTTGGGGGAACCCATCGACGAAAAAGGCGCCATCGGCGAGCAGGATCGCTGGCCGATCCACCGCAAGCCGCCCACTTATGAAGAACAAGCGCCGGCAACCGAATTGCTGGAAACCGGTATCAAGGTGATCGACTTGATTTGCCCCTTCGCCAAGGGTGGCAAGGTGGGGCTCTTCGGCGGTGCCGGCGTGGGCAAGACCGTCAATATGATGGAGCTGATCCGCAACATCGCCATCGAACACGCGGGCTATTCGGTCTTCGCCGGGGTGGGGGAGCGGACCCGCGAAGGGAACGACTTCTACCACGAAATGCAGGAATCCAACGTATTGGACAAGGTGGCGCTGGTTTACGGTCAGATGAACGAACCCCCGGGGAATCGCCTGCGGGTGGCTCTGACCGGTTTGACCATCGCCGAGCAGTTCCGTGACGAAGGCCGCGATGTGCTGCTGTTCGTCGACAACATCTATCGTTACACCCTCGCCGGCACCGAAGTATCCGCGCTGCTGGGCCGAATGCCCTCGGCGGTGGGTTATCAGCCGACCTTGGCGGAAGAAATGGGGATGCTGCAGGAACGCATCACCTCCACCCGGAGCGGCTCCATCACCTCGATTCAAGCCGTCTACGTCCCCGCCGACGACTTGACCGACCCCTCGCCGGCCACCACGTTCGCCCACTTGGACGCCACCGTGGTGTTGTCCCGCCAAATCGCCGAATTGGGGATTTACCCGGCGGTGGACCCCTTGGATTCCACCAGCCGTCAATTGGACCCGCTGGTACTCGGCCACGAGCACTACGAAGTGGCGCGTCAGGTTCAATCCACCCTGCAGCGCTACAAGGAGCTGCGCGATATCATCGCGATTCTGGGAATGGACGAACTCTCCGAGGAAGACAAATTGACCGTGTCGCGGGCGCGGAAAGTTCAGCGTTTTCTGTCGCAGCCGTTTTTCGTCGCCGAAGTCTTCACCGGCGCGCCCGGAAAATACGTGCCCCTCAAGGAAACCATCCGCGGCTTCAAGGGCATCGTGGAAGGGGAATACGACAGTATTCCGGAGCAGGCGTTCTACATGGTGGGCACCATCGACGAGGCTCTCGAGAAGGCCAAGAAACTCGCAGCGTAA